A single genomic interval of Microbacterium sp. zg-Y1090 harbors:
- a CDS encoding ferritin-like domain-containing protein has product MARWFFQRTRPAARTLSLRSRGDAGGARRVDFEALAPDVDTFLGQAAYLQLGYFETLSALIAPTPELAQKESLSLAAGAALLKHRGLVRLIRDRGDDALEIMLPFREQLDAFRRATHGARPLETMLSVHITAGMLDDFYLALASSYGETGREAAGILGAADDRQAIQDMIVAAIASDEEWRSLLALWGRRLVGDTLLVARAALRPSILDEADEKKVEPVFTDLLAAHSRRMGAMGLDA; this is encoded by the coding sequence GTGGCCCGGTGGTTCTTCCAGCGCACGCGTCCTGCGGCGCGCACGCTCTCCCTGCGCTCGCGCGGCGATGCCGGCGGCGCCCGTCGTGTCGACTTCGAAGCGCTCGCGCCCGACGTCGACACGTTCCTCGGGCAGGCCGCCTATCTGCAGCTGGGGTACTTCGAGACGCTGAGCGCGCTCATCGCCCCGACCCCCGAGCTGGCGCAGAAGGAGTCGCTGTCGCTCGCGGCCGGCGCCGCGCTGCTCAAGCACCGGGGACTCGTGCGCCTCATCCGCGACCGCGGCGACGACGCGCTGGAGATCATGCTCCCGTTCCGGGAGCAGCTCGACGCGTTCCGGCGTGCGACGCACGGCGCCCGGCCGCTGGAGACGATGCTCTCGGTGCACATCACCGCCGGGATGCTCGACGACTTCTACCTCGCGCTGGCATCGAGCTACGGCGAGACCGGTCGCGAGGCCGCCGGCATCCTCGGCGCGGCGGACGACCGGCAGGCCATCCAGGACATGATCGTGGCCGCCATCGCCTCCGACGAGGAGTGGCGTTCGCTGCTGGCGCTGTGGGGGCGACGCCTCGTGGGCGACACGCTTCTGGTGGCACGCGCGGCACTGCGTCCGTCGATCCTCGACGAGGCCGACGAGAAGAAGGTGGAGCCGGTCTTCACCGACCTGCTGGCCGCCCACTCGCGCCGCATGGGTGCGATGGGCCTCGACGCCTGA
- a CDS encoding DUF3107 domain-containing protein yields the protein MEIRIGIVNTGRELGFETNESADAVKSSVAQALESGATHVSFADVKGNSYIVPTATLAYIEIGTEESRRIGFVG from the coding sequence GTGGAGATCCGCATCGGCATCGTCAACACCGGCCGTGAGCTCGGCTTCGAGACCAACGAGTCGGCCGACGCCGTCAAGAGCTCGGTCGCGCAGGCTCTGGAGTCCGGCGCCACCCACGTCAGCTTCGCCGACGTGAAGGGCAACTCCTACATCGTGCCCACCGCGACCCTCGCCTACATCGAGATCGGCACCGAGGAGTCGCGCCGCATCGGCTTCGTCGGCTGA
- a CDS encoding PLDc N-terminal domain-containing protein — protein MRFIDVVEYQGFWGSFWDLIWWFLSALIFIAYLFALFAIISDLFRDHQLSGGWKAVWIFFLIFFPIITALVYLIARGGGMADRSARAAESARDAQAAYIQSVAGTSPSPSEEIAKAKRLLDEGTITPAEYESLKARALAG, from the coding sequence GTGCGTTTCATCGACGTGGTGGAGTATCAGGGTTTCTGGGGCTCGTTCTGGGATCTCATCTGGTGGTTCCTGTCGGCGCTCATCTTCATCGCCTACCTCTTCGCCCTGTTCGCGATCATCAGCGATCTGTTCCGCGACCACCAGCTGAGCGGCGGGTGGAAGGCGGTGTGGATCTTCTTCCTCATCTTCTTCCCGATCATCACGGCGCTGGTGTACCTCATCGCGCGCGGCGGCGGCATGGCCGACCGCAGCGCGCGGGCGGCCGAGTCGGCGCGCGATGCTCAGGCGGCCTACATCCAGTCGGTCGCGGGAACCAGCCCCAGCCCCAGCGAGGAGATCGCCAAGGCCAAGCGCCTGCTCGACGAGGGCACCATCACCCCGGCCGAGTACGAGTCGCTGAAGGCCCGCGCCCTCGCGGGCTGA
- a CDS encoding PfkB family carbohydrate kinase — translation MPTGPDVTVIGEALVDIVHAPDGIRTSPGGSPANVALALARRGLAAELVTQLADDDHGRAVRAWLSGSGVAVRVPGVPARTSTAVARLDAEGAASYAFDIVWAPQPWSTSTAPVVHAGSIAAVLRPGADVVAAALDAAREHAVVTYDPNIRPSLITDPDDVRTRVARLVALSDVVKVSGEDLDWLHPGEDHRQVAADWAAAGPALVVVTEGADGLYAVHGSGAVEVLAARVQVVDTVGAGDTVMAALIAELHAPTAADARARIAGWSSGELEALLRRCAAAAAITVSRPGADPPWAAELRAAPPMA, via the coding sequence ATGCCCACCGGCCCTGACGTCACCGTGATCGGCGAGGCACTCGTCGACATCGTCCATGCGCCCGACGGCATCCGCACGAGTCCCGGTGGCAGTCCCGCCAACGTCGCCCTGGCGCTCGCGCGGCGCGGGCTGGCCGCAGAGCTGGTCACCCAGCTCGCCGACGACGACCACGGCCGGGCCGTGCGCGCGTGGCTCAGCGGGTCCGGGGTGGCGGTGCGCGTTCCCGGCGTCCCCGCGCGCACGTCCACCGCTGTGGCACGCCTGGATGCCGAGGGTGCGGCGTCCTACGCGTTCGACATCGTCTGGGCGCCGCAGCCGTGGTCCACGTCGACGGCCCCTGTCGTGCACGCGGGTTCGATCGCCGCCGTGCTGCGCCCCGGCGCCGACGTCGTCGCGGCGGCGCTCGACGCGGCCCGGGAGCACGCGGTGGTCACTTACGACCCCAACATCCGGCCGTCGCTGATCACGGATCCCGACGACGTGCGCACGCGCGTCGCCCGCCTGGTCGCCCTGTCGGACGTCGTGAAGGTCAGCGGCGAGGACCTCGACTGGCTGCATCCGGGTGAGGATCACCGACAGGTGGCGGCGGACTGGGCGGCGGCCGGACCGGCACTGGTGGTCGTCACCGAAGGCGCTGACGGGCTGTACGCGGTGCACGGTTCGGGAGCGGTCGAGGTGCTGGCCGCACGAGTGCAGGTCGTGGACACCGTCGGCGCGGGTGACACGGTGATGGCCGCGCTCATCGCGGAGCTGCACGCCCCGACGGCGGCGGACGCCCGCGCCCGCATCGCCGGGTGGAGCAGCGGAGAGCTCGAGGCGCTGCTGCGACGCTGCGCCGCCGCCGCAGCGATCACCGTGTCGCGTCCTGGCGCCGACCCGCCCTGGGCGGCGGAGCTGCGCGCCGCACCCCCGATGGCCTGA
- a CDS encoding PHP domain-containing protein, producing MSAGRRRVEGPSDLHLHSVHSDGTEPPAQVMQAVHRRGLRTVSLTDHDTTAGWAEAAEAATSLGITFLPGMELSSTHEWRSVHVLGYLFDPDDPALRAETDRIRTARIGRAERIVAGIARDYDLTWDDVVEQTGEGATVGRPHIADALVARGLAADRSDAFAGILAPGGDYYVPHYAPDVATAVSLIAGAGGVPVIAHPAGRGRMMPLSLYEELVGLGLGGVELGHRENSPEGAAVLADFARRHDLIVTGSSDYHGLGKPNLPGEHTTSDEMVARIIDRATGSTPVYP from the coding sequence ACCTTCATCTGCACTCCGTGCACTCCGACGGCACCGAGCCGCCGGCCCAGGTGATGCAGGCCGTGCATCGGCGAGGGCTGCGGACCGTGTCGCTCACCGACCACGACACCACCGCCGGCTGGGCCGAGGCCGCGGAGGCCGCGACCTCGCTCGGGATCACGTTCCTGCCGGGGATGGAGCTCAGCAGCACCCACGAGTGGCGCAGCGTGCACGTGCTCGGCTACCTCTTCGATCCGGACGACCCAGCGCTGCGGGCCGAGACCGACCGCATCCGGACCGCTCGCATCGGTCGCGCGGAGCGGATCGTCGCCGGCATCGCTCGCGACTACGACCTGACGTGGGACGACGTGGTGGAGCAGACCGGGGAAGGTGCGACCGTGGGCCGCCCCCACATCGCCGACGCGCTGGTCGCGCGGGGTCTCGCCGCCGACCGCAGCGACGCGTTCGCGGGCATCCTCGCCCCCGGCGGCGACTATTACGTGCCGCACTACGCGCCCGACGTCGCCACCGCCGTCTCGCTCATCGCCGGTGCCGGGGGCGTGCCGGTCATCGCCCACCCCGCCGGGCGCGGGCGCATGATGCCGCTGTCGCTCTATGAAGAACTGGTGGGTCTCGGCCTCGGCGGGGTCGAGCTCGGCCACCGGGAGAACTCCCCGGAGGGCGCGGCGGTGCTCGCCGACTTCGCGCGGCGCCATGACCTCATCGTCACCGGCTCGAGCGACTACCACGGTCTGGGCAAGCCGAATCTGCCGGGCGAGCACACGACGTCCGATGAGATGGTCGCCCGCATCATCGATCGCGCCACGGGCAGCACCCCGGTGTACCCGTGA
- a CDS encoding DEAD/DEAH box helicase encodes MTTFAELGVDQDIVDTLAARGIVDAFPIQEQTIPLGLPGQDIIGQAKTGTGKTFGFGIPVVQRLGPDPAPGVKALIVVPTRELCVQVYEDMDMLTSGRSTSVVAIYGGKAYEGQIDQLKAGAQIVVGTPGRLIDLANQRLLDLSHATEVVLDEADKMLDLGFLPDIEKIFSKVPPVRHTQLFSATMPGPIVAMARRFMSNPIHIRATDPDEGLTQANIKHLVYRAHSLDKDEIIARILQSEGRGKTVIFTRTKRAAQKLSDELSDRGFNTASVHGDMSQEARERSMAAFKAGKKDVLIATDVAARGIDVDDVTHVINHTIPDDEKTYLHRAGRTGRAGKTGIAVTFVDWDDLHKWALINRALEFGQPEPVETYSSSPHLFTDLDIPAGTKGRIVTAPRTQAVKTQDATARTGGTGSTDPARRRRRRRGEGEGEGEERTASGAEPTRDTEGGGTHDGAGKEHHDGKAAPRRRRRRRGSGTGAPTAP; translated from the coding sequence GTGACGACTTTCGCCGAACTCGGCGTCGATCAGGACATCGTCGACACCCTCGCCGCCCGCGGCATCGTGGACGCGTTCCCGATCCAGGAGCAGACGATCCCCCTCGGCCTCCCCGGCCAGGACATCATCGGCCAGGCCAAGACCGGCACGGGCAAGACCTTCGGCTTCGGCATCCCGGTGGTGCAGCGCCTCGGACCGGACCCCGCCCCCGGCGTGAAGGCCCTGATCGTCGTCCCCACCCGCGAGCTGTGCGTCCAGGTCTACGAGGACATGGACATGCTCACCTCCGGCCGCTCCACGAGCGTCGTGGCGATCTACGGCGGCAAGGCCTACGAGGGCCAGATCGACCAGCTGAAGGCCGGCGCGCAGATCGTCGTGGGCACCCCCGGGCGCCTCATCGACCTGGCCAACCAGCGCCTGCTCGATCTCTCGCACGCCACCGAGGTGGTGCTGGACGAGGCCGACAAGATGCTCGACCTCGGCTTCCTCCCCGACATCGAGAAGATCTTCTCGAAGGTCCCGCCGGTGCGTCACACGCAGCTGTTCTCGGCGACCATGCCCGGCCCGATCGTGGCGATGGCGCGCCGGTTCATGTCGAACCCCATCCACATCCGCGCCACCGACCCGGACGAGGGTCTGACGCAGGCGAACATCAAGCACCTCGTCTACCGGGCCCACTCGCTGGACAAGGACGAGATCATCGCCCGCATCCTGCAGTCCGAGGGCCGTGGCAAGACGGTGATCTTCACCCGCACGAAGCGCGCCGCCCAGAAGCTGTCCGACGAGCTCAGCGACCGCGGCTTCAACACCGCCTCGGTGCACGGCGACATGAGCCAGGAGGCGCGCGAGCGCTCGATGGCCGCGTTCAAGGCCGGCAAGAAGGACGTGCTCATCGCCACCGACGTCGCCGCCCGCGGCATCGACGTCGACGATGTCACCCACGTCATCAACCACACCATCCCCGACGATGAGAAGACCTACCTGCACCGCGCCGGCCGCACCGGCCGCGCGGGCAAGACCGGCATCGCCGTGACCTTCGTCGACTGGGACGACCTGCACAAGTGGGCCCTCATCAACCGGGCGCTGGAGTTCGGTCAGCCGGAGCCGGTCGAGACGTACTCGTCCAGCCCGCACCTGTTCACCGATCTGGACATCCCCGCGGGCACCAAGGGACGCATCGTCACGGCGCCGCGCACCCAGGCCGTCAAGACGCAGGATGCCACCGCCCGCACCGGCGGCACGGGCAGCACCGATCCCGCCCGTCGGCGTCGCCGTCGCCGCGGCGAGGGCGAGGGCGAGGGCGAGGAGCGCACCGCATCGGGCGCCGAGCCCACGCGCGACACGGAGGGCGGCGGCACGCACGACGGCGCTGGCAAGGAGCACCACGACGGCAAGGCCGCGCCCCGCCGCCGCCGCCGGCGCCGGGGTTCCGGCACGGGCGCACCCACCGCGCCCTGA
- a CDS encoding ATP-dependent helicase — translation MRQTQQPAPEAGTDAAFVPDSAQRRVLALEPGASAVVVGAPGTGKTATLVARVHALVQAGVDPDAIVVLTASRTAATLLRDRLALAIGRATAGPLARSVASLAFQLVRGAEVHAGAEPPQLLTGADEDQLVQELLAGDADDEATGSSRWPEWLPAPIRSTAGFRAEVRTFLAECTTLGVAPSRLHALGERLQLPAWRSLASFAIEYERVRADMRGAHRDAAGLVREAVGILRTSAPGAPALGAFAGVRVVLVDDAQELTLGGVELLEACRALGIAVTAFGDPDVGSGSFRGASPRNFARLAAAADPIVLTGAHRGSPAQRALLAAVTERIGAVGIVSHRLRPADPDDTVVPDATVRAFALRSPSEEFDAIARLLRERHLRDGVAWDRCAVIAHDTRQVAALEAELSAREVPARASGPGRALGVLRPVRDLLRLLELSARPSSEWAYDDVADVLLGIAGGMDPVELRRLRTALRQAELVAGGERGGQELVVSGMARPLELDLVDTREARRAARAARTLESLASQHAAGATVHEMLWTAWERSGLQAPWAEAAAGHGPLAEQANRDLDAVVALFQAAKRAVEREDGAPPLAFVRSILDSDVAEDRLTAPPPEASVRVLTPAGSLGLEFDTVVVAGVQEGVWPNTRLRGSLLETWRLAGAVAGDDATDVLDRRRQAMHDELRLFARAVSRATSRLIVTAVDDDDTGPSVLFELLPDPEPAPREAEHPLTLRGLVALHRRALTDVAAPAAARAAAPGQLALLADAGVAGADPAQWYGVAGPTSTAPLRDLEKEDVRVSPSRLQALEECQLSWVIGDLGGDPGGSVAGLGTLIHAALEHGAGLDEEGLWDIVAQRWGELEFDAVWRARAEQTRARDLVRRLHRYLRDAERDGVRLVSAEPHFEVPIALPDAAEHGALLSGYIDRVEIGPDGQVVIVDLKTGKTEPQTDKAVADNPQLAAYQLAFETGAVPAPEGARPGGAKLLVLRPSAASKDYVTPRQLPFDDESRAAFVSRVVAAVEVMRGDAFVAPYEEHCRDEHSYGLCRIHTIGAVSS, via the coding sequence ATGCGACAGACTCAGCAGCCGGCACCCGAAGCCGGCACCGACGCCGCCTTCGTCCCGGACTCCGCTCAGCGCCGCGTGCTGGCCCTCGAGCCCGGTGCCTCGGCGGTGGTCGTCGGCGCGCCCGGAACCGGCAAGACGGCGACCCTCGTGGCGCGCGTGCACGCGCTCGTGCAGGCGGGGGTCGATCCCGACGCTATCGTCGTGCTCACGGCCAGTCGCACCGCGGCCACGCTGCTGCGCGATCGCCTCGCCCTGGCGATCGGGCGGGCGACCGCCGGCCCGCTCGCACGCTCGGTGGCGTCGCTGGCGTTCCAACTGGTGCGCGGAGCCGAAGTGCATGCGGGTGCCGAGCCTCCGCAGCTGCTCACCGGCGCCGACGAAGACCAGCTGGTGCAGGAGCTGCTCGCCGGTGACGCCGACGACGAAGCCACCGGCTCGTCGCGGTGGCCGGAATGGCTGCCCGCCCCCATCCGGTCGACGGCCGGGTTCCGGGCCGAGGTGCGCACCTTCCTCGCCGAGTGCACGACGCTCGGCGTCGCCCCGTCGCGCCTGCACGCGCTGGGGGAGCGGCTGCAGCTGCCGGCCTGGCGGTCGCTGGCCTCTTTCGCGATCGAGTACGAGCGTGTCCGCGCCGACATGCGGGGAGCGCATCGCGACGCTGCGGGACTCGTGCGCGAAGCCGTCGGCATCCTGCGCACGAGCGCTCCCGGTGCACCGGCGCTCGGCGCCTTCGCCGGGGTGCGGGTGGTGCTCGTCGACGACGCGCAGGAGCTCACCCTCGGCGGCGTGGAGCTGCTGGAGGCGTGCCGCGCCCTGGGGATCGCCGTGACGGCGTTCGGCGATCCCGACGTCGGTTCGGGCAGCTTCCGGGGGGCCTCGCCGCGCAACTTCGCGCGCCTGGCCGCAGCGGCGGACCCGATCGTGCTCACCGGCGCCCATCGCGGCTCTCCCGCGCAACGGGCGCTGCTGGCGGCGGTCACCGAGCGCATCGGCGCTGTCGGCATCGTCAGCCATCGCCTGCGCCCGGCAGACCCGGACGACACCGTCGTACCGGATGCCACGGTGCGTGCGTTCGCGCTGCGCTCTCCGTCCGAGGAGTTCGACGCCATCGCGCGCCTGCTGCGCGAGCGTCACCTGCGGGACGGGGTGGCGTGGGATCGGTGCGCCGTCATCGCCCACGACACCCGTCAGGTCGCCGCGCTGGAAGCGGAGTTGAGCGCGCGGGAGGTGCCCGCCCGTGCCAGCGGTCCCGGTCGGGCCCTGGGGGTGCTGCGCCCCGTGCGCGACCTGCTGCGACTGCTCGAGCTGTCCGCCCGTCCGTCTTCGGAGTGGGCCTACGACGACGTCGCCGACGTGCTGCTGGGCATCGCCGGCGGAATGGACCCCGTCGAGCTGCGGCGGCTGCGCACAGCCCTGCGCCAGGCGGAGCTGGTCGCCGGCGGGGAGCGCGGCGGGCAGGAGCTGGTGGTGTCCGGCATGGCGCGTCCGCTCGAACTCGACCTCGTCGACACCAGGGAGGCACGCCGCGCCGCGCGGGCGGCGCGCACCCTCGAGAGTCTCGCTTCGCAGCACGCGGCGGGAGCCACGGTGCACGAGATGCTGTGGACGGCGTGGGAGCGGTCGGGACTGCAGGCCCCGTGGGCCGAGGCCGCCGCCGGGCACGGACCGCTCGCCGAGCAGGCCAACCGCGACCTCGACGCCGTGGTGGCGCTGTTCCAAGCCGCCAAGCGCGCGGTCGAGCGTGAGGACGGTGCGCCGCCGCTGGCGTTCGTCCGCAGCATCCTCGACAGCGACGTGGCCGAGGACCGCCTCACCGCACCGCCCCCCGAGGCATCCGTGCGGGTGCTCACCCCCGCGGGTTCGCTCGGCCTGGAGTTCGACACCGTGGTGGTGGCGGGTGTGCAGGAGGGCGTCTGGCCCAACACCCGCCTGCGCGGGAGCCTGCTGGAGACGTGGCGGCTCGCGGGTGCGGTCGCGGGCGACGATGCCACCGATGTGCTCGATCGCCGGCGCCAGGCGATGCACGACGAGCTGAGGCTGTTCGCCCGTGCGGTCTCCCGTGCGACCTCGCGACTGATCGTGACGGCTGTGGACGACGACGACACCGGGCCGAGCGTGCTGTTCGAGCTGCTGCCCGATCCGGAGCCGGCTCCGCGTGAAGCGGAGCATCCGCTCACCCTGCGTGGGCTCGTGGCGCTGCACCGTCGAGCGCTCACCGATGTCGCCGCACCGGCTGCGGCACGCGCGGCCGCCCCGGGCCAGCTGGCCCTGCTCGCCGACGCGGGCGTCGCCGGAGCCGATCCGGCACAGTGGTACGGCGTCGCCGGGCCCACCTCCACCGCGCCGCTGCGGGACCTCGAGAAGGAAGACGTGCGCGTCTCGCCGTCGCGGCTGCAGGCGCTGGAGGAGTGCCAGCTCAGCTGGGTCATCGGCGACCTGGGAGGCGACCCGGGGGGCTCGGTCGCCGGCCTCGGAACCCTGATCCACGCCGCGCTCGAGCACGGGGCGGGTCTGGACGAAGAGGGGCTGTGGGACATCGTGGCGCAGCGCTGGGGCGAACTCGAGTTCGACGCCGTGTGGCGCGCGCGCGCCGAGCAGACCCGCGCCCGCGACCTCGTCCGCCGGCTCCACCGCTACCTGCGCGACGCCGAGCGCGACGGGGTGCGTCTGGTCAGCGCGGAACCGCACTTCGAGGTGCCGATCGCGCTTCCCGATGCCGCAGAGCACGGCGCCCTGCTCAGCGGCTACATCGACCGCGTCGAGATCGGCCCCGACGGTCAGGTGGTCATCGTCGATCTCAAGACAGGCAAGACCGAGCCGCAGACCGACAAGGCCGTCGCCGACAACCCGCAGCTGGCGGCCTATCAGCTGGCGTTCGAGACCGGAGCCGTGCCCGCGCCGGAAGGCGCCCGCCCCGGCGGCGCCAAGCTTCTCGTGCTGCGCCCGTCCGCGGCATCCAAGGACTACGTGACACCCCGGCAGCTGCCGTTCGACGACGAATCCCGTGCCGCGTTCGTCTCCCGCGTCGTCGCCGCCGTCGAGGTCATGCGCGGCGACGCGTTCGTCGCCCCCTACGAGGAGCACTGCCGTGATGAGCATTCCTACGGCCTGTGCCGCATCCACACGATCGGAGCGGTGAGCTCGTGA